A single window of Pseudomonadota bacterium DNA harbors:
- the rpe gene encoding ribulose-phosphate 3-epimerase has product MTDRQLEVDGSVRMIAPSILSADFGRLAEEIRAVDKAGADLIHVDVMDGHFVPNLTIGPGVVKALRPHTKLLLDVHLMIDNPECFIDAFAEAGSDIITVHAEASVHLHRLIQQIKEHELKAGVSINPATPVSVLENILDDIDLVLVMTVNPGFGGQQLIPGALNKVAALRNLIDRRRLPVLLEVDGGVNLDTIEAADKAGANIFVAGSAVFSTDNYADIINRLKNK; this is encoded by the coding sequence ATGACCGACAGACAACTAGAAGTGGATGGCAGCGTCCGGATGATTGCTCCTTCCATTTTGTCCGCCGATTTCGGCCGGCTGGCGGAAGAAATAAGGGCGGTGGATAAAGCCGGCGCTGATCTCATTCATGTTGACGTCATGGACGGGCATTTCGTTCCCAACCTGACCATCGGCCCCGGGGTAGTGAAGGCTCTGCGCCCCCACACCAAACTGCTGCTTGATGTTCACCTGATGATTGACAACCCTGAGTGTTTTATCGATGCCTTTGCCGAAGCCGGCAGCGATATCATCACCGTTCATGCGGAAGCCAGCGTCCATCTGCACCGGCTGATCCAACAAATTAAAGAACATGAACTGAAAGCCGGCGTTTCCATCAATCCGGCCACCCCGGTCTCGGTCCTGGAAAATATTCTGGATGATATTGACCTGGTACTGGTGATGACGGTCAATCCCGGTTTCGGTGGCCAACAACTGATCCCGGGAGCATTAAACAAGGTAGCTGCCCTGCGAAACCTGATCGACCGCCGCCGGTTGCCGGTCCTGCTTGAAGTGGACGGCGGGGTCAATCTTGACACCATAGAGGCGGCGGATAAAGCCGGAGCCAATATTTTTGTTGCCGGATCAGCGGTATTCAGCACCGACAACTACGCCGATATTATCAACCGATTAAAAAACAAATAA
- the rsmB gene encoding 16S rRNA (cytosine(967)-C(5))-methyltransferase RsmB, producing MKITRQTGRKDSPRTAGSTSPRRHAWKALLAIDNQSTGIDHSLEQCFNRHGKNLDNHSRALITNLVSGTIKWQRRLDWIIDRLSKRKKGPDPKTRNILRLALYQLIFLSGSPPYAVVSETVKLAKREIPGREGFINGMLRTYLRTEPTSLFPNPETEPIIFMGVRHSLPEWLISSWLTDYGPLLTEKLCRQANEFSGTTFRINSLQTNRDDFLELLASQENTADAITTSGNITRTLYAPEGFTARQAGGLLSSRHFQQGTITVQDEGAQLISYLLHPTAGQIILDACAAPGGKAWHLAEISGDQGTIIAADISEKRTRLVADAGKRLQLNSVKPLVADLRRPLPPETPQSFDGILVDAPCSGLGVLRRRADLRWRKQPEDLEQLATIQLQILKNCSTYLKKGGRLVYATCTTSKKENQGVIERFLGEQPDFSLLSPAQLTPSWIRPWFSKEGYLQTFFFEPGGLDGFFAAVLQRR from the coding sequence CTGAAAATCACCAGGCAGACCGGCAGAAAAGATTCCCCCCGGACCGCCGGCAGCACTTCTCCCAGGCGGCATGCCTGGAAGGCTCTGCTGGCCATCGACAACCAGTCAACCGGAATTGACCACAGTCTGGAACAATGCTTTAACCGCCATGGGAAGAATCTTGACAACCACAGCCGGGCCCTGATTACCAACCTGGTCTCCGGCACCATCAAGTGGCAGCGACGTTTGGACTGGATCATTGACCGGCTGTCCAAGCGCAAAAAAGGGCCGGACCCGAAAACCAGAAATATTCTGCGGCTGGCCCTCTACCAGCTGATTTTTCTCAGCGGCTCCCCCCCTTATGCCGTGGTTTCTGAAACCGTTAAACTAGCCAAGCGTGAAATCCCGGGACGTGAAGGATTCATCAATGGGATGCTGCGAACCTACCTGCGAACAGAGCCAACATCCCTGTTCCCCAATCCCGAAACAGAGCCGATTATATTTATGGGAGTCCGCCATTCACTGCCTGAATGGCTGATCTCCAGCTGGCTGACTGATTACGGTCCCTTGTTGACCGAAAAGCTGTGCCGGCAGGCTAATGAGTTTTCCGGCACCACCTTCCGGATAAACAGCCTGCAAACCAACCGCGATGATTTTCTCGAACTGCTGGCCAGTCAGGAAAATACTGCGGACGCCATAACCACCAGCGGAAACATTACCCGAACATTGTACGCGCCGGAAGGCTTTACCGCCAGGCAGGCAGGAGGGCTGCTTTCCTCCCGTCATTTTCAGCAGGGAACCATTACGGTTCAGGATGAAGGCGCCCAACTTATCAGCTATCTGCTTCATCCCACTGCCGGCCAAATTATCCTTGATGCCTGTGCGGCACCCGGCGGAAAAGCCTGGCATCTGGCGGAAATAAGCGGCGACCAGGGCACCATTATCGCCGCTGATATCAGCGAAAAAAGAACCCGGCTGGTGGCTGATGCCGGCAAACGGCTGCAGCTTAACTCAGTAAAACCCTTAGTTGCCGATCTGCGCCGTCCCCTCCCCCCGGAAACGCCACAGTCCTTTGACGGCATTCTGGTGGACGCACCTTGTTCCGGACTTGGCGTCCTGCGCCGGCGAGCGGATCTACGCTGGCGTAAACAGCCGGAAGATCTGGAACAACTGGCCACAATTCAATTGCAAATCCTGAAAAATTGTTCTACATACCTGAAAAAGGGAGGCCGCCTGGTCTACGCCACCTGTACCACCAGCAAAAAGGAAAACCAGGGGGTTATAGAACGATTTCTGGGGGAACAACCGGATTTTTCCCTGCTTTCACCGGCGCAACTGACCCCTTCATGGATCAGGCCATGGTTCTCCAAGGAAGGTTATCTTCAGACTTTCTTTTTTGAACCGGGAGGACTGGACGGTTTCTTTGCCGCCGTTTTACAGCGCCGGTAG
- the htpX gene encoding zinc metalloprotease HtpX, producing MNQAKTVTLMVGLTVLFVLVGRMLGGNQGMVFAFILVSAMNFGSYWFSDKIVLRMYKAQEVSEGSHPELFSIVRTLAQRAELPMPKVYIIPQDTPNAFATGRNPEHAAVAVTSGILQLLTHDELMGVLGHELSHVKHRDILIGSIAATIAGAISMIASLARWGAIFGGFGGDDDNGGNFIFVMIFTMIASLAAMLIQMAISRSREYLADEGGARISGNPHFLASALAKLDDYSKRLPMKKAKPATAHMFIVNPLTSGKMSKLFSTHPATEDRIRRLENMV from the coding sequence ATGAATCAAGCCAAGACCGTCACCCTAATGGTGGGATTAACCGTACTGTTCGTTCTGGTCGGCAGGATGCTGGGCGGCAATCAGGGAATGGTTTTCGCCTTTATCCTGGTGTCGGCAATGAATTTCGGCTCTTACTGGTTCAGTGACAAAATAGTCTTACGCATGTATAAAGCTCAGGAAGTATCGGAAGGCAGCCATCCGGAACTTTTCTCCATAGTCAGGACCCTGGCCCAGCGAGCTGAGCTGCCAATGCCGAAAGTCTATATCATTCCCCAAGACACCCCTAATGCTTTTGCCACCGGCAGAAACCCCGAGCATGCGGCGGTCGCAGTCACCAGTGGCATCCTTCAGCTGCTCACTCATGATGAGCTGATGGGAGTACTGGGCCATGAACTGAGCCACGTCAAACACCGGGATATTCTCATCGGCAGTATCGCCGCGACCATCGCCGGCGCCATCTCCATGATTGCCAGCCTGGCCCGCTGGGGCGCTATTTTCGGCGGCTTCGGCGGCGATGATGACAATGGCGGCAATTTTATCTTTGTCATGATTTTCACCATGATTGCCTCGTTGGCGGCCATGTTAATCCAGATGGCCATTTCCCGCTCCCGGGAATATCTTGCCGATGAAGGCGGTGCCCGGATCAGCGGCAACCCCCATTTTCTGGCTTCAGCCCTGGCTAAACTCGATGACTATAGTAAGCGCCTGCCGATGAAAAAGGCCAAGCCGGCTACGGCACACATGTTTATCGTCAACCCATTAACCAGTGGCAAAATGAGCAAGCTGTTTTCCACCCATCCGGCCACCGAAGACAGAATCAGGCGCCTGGAAAATATGGTCTGA